The Spea bombifrons isolate aSpeBom1 chromosome 4, aSpeBom1.2.pri, whole genome shotgun sequence genome segment GGTGTTTTTGTTGTCTGCAGATGACCCCTGAATTTCTGGTCTACAGCACAAACCTGACCTACAGTCCAACTCCATCTGGGAACTCTCCCATCATCAGGACCAACTCTGCTGTGGTGCCCATCCAGTGCTACTACCCCAGGTAAGTGGCTTTCTGAAGTCTTCAAAAGGGAAAACTGGGGCATTGCGGGTCTTCATATGTATGTCATGTCTGCAGACACGGGAATGTGAGCAGCAACGCCATCAAGCCAACATGGATGCCTTTCAGCTCCACCATATCTGCAGAGGAACGTCTGTCCTTCTCCTTGCAGCTGATGAATGGTAATTGGGGTGGTTAGTCTGGGTTAGGGGGTGTAGCTGAGACCCCACTAACCCCTCTGCTCTCTGTATTCTCTTTACAGACAACTGGTCGGCCCCAAGAGCCTCTACAGTCTTCAAGCTGGGTGAAGTATTCCACATTCAGGCTTCTGTCGCTGTTGGGAACCACGTGCCTATGAAGATCTTCGTGGACAGCTGTGTGGCCacgttaacccctgacggctcCTCCGGTCCCCGTTATGACATCATTGGTTACTATGGGTAGGTCACACTACATGCCCAGGTGTTTCTATGGCTGCAGGTAAATCCATGTAACCCGGTTCTGCTTGGCAGGTGTTTGTTGGATGGCAGAGCGGAGGATTCATCCTCTGCCTTCAGATCCCCGAGACCCCGTCCAGACACGCTGCAGTTCATGGTGGATGCTTTCAGGTTTACTGGGACTGATACCTCTGTGGTGAGTCTCTCTGGCAGTTTGGTCTCCTGGGTCTATACCTCCTTTAGGTGTCTCTAATGTCCTTCTTCTGGATCTAGATCTACATCACCTGTAGCCTGAGAGCTGCTGCAGAAAACCAGGTCTCAGACCCACTAAACAAGGCCTGTTCCTACATCAAATCCACCAACAGGTGAGTGTGGTAATGCTGCTTGGCCTAGATCATGgaaggcatttaaaaaatagagaACCTGAATGCAGGTCATGAATGTACAGTTGCTTCCATGATCCATGTTTTATAACTATAGACAAAAGAATGCTTGTAACTCCACATCTAATTACCCCGAGTATCGGGGCTCATAATTGGATTACCCAGCTCTTGATCTACTGGTCAATTAAAACGCTTATGGATAGCATCTGAGTGGTGCTCAGTCTGCCGGTCTTGGTTGGTTAATGACTCCCGTGTTGTCTCCTCAGCTGGTCAGCTCTTGAAGGCTCCAATGATATCTGCAGATGCTGTGAGACCCGTACCTGCACCGCTCCAGCTCCAGCTCCGTTCAGAGGCGGGAGGTCTTTGGAAAGGGAGGCTGCATCTGGTGAGTGCAGAATCTGTACTACAACCCCATCAGCTACTCCATGAAACCTCCATTCCAGATGTGATTGGAATGCCAATGAAAAAAATGGATCCAGTAGAACAAAGCATATAGTGTTCCTCCTGTAGCTTGACACTGGCCAGAATTATCCCCTGGTTGGTCGAAACAAGGGCAGCTCCTTGGACATGGATGTCTGTATGTCCTACATTTGATGCTCCATGTCTATTGCCAATGGTAAATGGGCTCCATAATATGGTGGACTAGCAGGTAGAATAACTTGATGGGTGTTCACTTTGGCTTCTTAATCTGACAAGAAGGGATCCTGTAATCTCTGATCCCACCTGGCCATAGGAAGGGCCCAACATAAATCCTGGGTTAGTCACGCTGTGTTCTGTGATGGGCAGTTATCGGACTGACCTACCCATGAGCCGGTCATGTTGCACGTTAAACTTGCCCATGTCTCTCCTTTCCACACAGAACCTCGCACAGAGCTAGACCATGACCTGGCCACCCTGGGGCCCCTGCTGGTGATCGGAGGAGAGCGTGGCCAGGTTCTGGCTGTGACTCGGGAGGCTGCGCAGGTGGAGCTGTGGGTGTTGGTGGCTGTCGGGTCCCTGAGTCTCGTCGCTCTTTCTCTCTTTGCTGTGGTTGTTGTGAAATACGTAATGAGGCGCTGAGCTGGCCTAGGAGCAGAagagaaataaacattaaaagcaCTATTTCGTTCCTGGTCTTGTTTCCTGCGTTCGGTTGGGTAAATGACACGCGTGGCATAGATTTAGGGATGTGCCGGCAGTTACCGTGTAGGACGGAGTAATGGGAGGAGATCCTGGGTTTAATGGGTAAGGAAATGGAATTtcaaaagacttttttttttggtgcttctTCTGTTACAACAAACACTTAAACAATGCATGCTGTACGGCTTCTTTATTGGTTTGTCTGCTTTTCCTGATATTTGTTCTTTTTGCTCATTATGATGTAAAACAAATTCTAGACATTCGTCCAAGGAAAGCGCACAGACCCGGGGCAAGTTCAGAGGGTATCTGGCGTTTGGCATATCTGTGTTGGGGGAGTTATATGCGTgcgttatatttatgtatatagcgccggcTATGTCAATTACATTAACACACGTTAAGACAGATTGGGGTTTCATGAAAGAGGATGTTTATTCATGTCATATCAGCTACTTAAATCCATCAGCATCGCtcttatgtgtgatgtcacatcaccGCAGCCGCCTTCACGTCGATGAATCCTGAGAcggctatgacatcatcaacgATCGTTTCCTCCGTTCTCCTGTTAATAGCGTCGGGTTCTTCGTGTCGCGTAAGTCCATTGGAGAAGCAGTGTTCCTTGCGTTTTTTTACCGCCTCCTCTTCTATAGAGAAATATTCTCAACAATCTCAACATCT includes the following:
- the LOC128491600 gene encoding zona pellucida sperm-binding protein 3-like, giving the protein MEDRMEVSVNRDLYRNGRLVKASDLSLGPRLCKPSSGSTGTAVIFQYGLQECGNTLQMTPEFLVYSTNLTYSPTPSGNSPIIRTNSAVVPIQCYYPRHGNVSSNAIKPTWMPFSSTISAEERLSFSLQLMNDNWSAPRASTVFKLGEVFHIQASVAVGNHVPMKIFVDSCVATLTPDGSSGPRYDIIGYYGCLLDGRAEDSSSAFRSPRPRPDTLQFMVDAFRFTGTDTSVIYITCSLRAAAENQVSDPLNKACSYIKSTNSWSALEGSNDICRCCETRTCTAPAPAPFRGGRSLEREAASEPRTELDHDLATLGPLLVIGGERGQVLAVTREAAQVELWVLVAVGSLSLVALSLFAVVVVKYVMRR